Within the Gammaproteobacteria bacterium genome, the region TCAGCTAATTCATCATCATCAGTAAAACATGCTCCGCCATCCCCGTAACAACCCAAAGGTTTAGCAGGGAAGAAACTTGTGCAGCCAATAGTGCCTAAATTACATGAGAAACGATTTTTATATGTCGCACCAAAACTTTGAGCCGCATCTTCAATCACTGAGATATTATGTTTGGCAGCAATGGCGTTAATGGCATCGAAATCGGCACATTGTCCATAGAGATTTACGGGCATGATAGCTTTAGTTCGGGAAGTAATTGCCTGCTCTAGCAATGCTGGATTAATGTTGTAGGTTTGAGGATCGATATCAACGAAGACGGGGGTTGCGCCTGCAACACATATCATCTCTGCCGTCGCTATAAATGTAAAAGGCGTGGTGATCACTTCATCGCCCTGACCGATATCAAGTGCCATCATCGCAACGAGTAGAGCATCAGTACCACTTGCAACTGCGATGCAATGTTTTGCCTTTACGTACTCAGCAAGCTTGCATTCCAATTCTTGAATCTCTGGCCCCATAATGTAGATGCCGTGATCCAGTACTTTAGTAATGCGCTCAAGTACGTCTCCCTTAATTAATTCATATTGTTTTTTTAAATCAACAAATTGCATATTCGCCACATCTTTTTCATTATTTTTAGAAAAAAGCATCGTACACTACTCGACTAAAAGAAACAATATCTGCTATTGTCACGTCATAGTAGGAACACAGGTTAATAGAGGTTCTATGGAATTCAATTCATTGACTGCACTCTCACCCCTTGATGGTAGATACAGCGAAAAAGTGACCGATCTTCGATCCTATTTTAGTGAATATGGGTTAATTAAATTTCGGGTGATTATAGAAGTTAACTGGCTAAAGGCATTGGCTGAGAATGCCCAAATATCGGAGCTCCCGAATTTTAGCGATGAAGCAAATCTGTTTCTAAAATCATTAGTTGATCAATTTTCAGAAGCGGACGCGACCCGAATAAAAGCAATCGAAAACACCACCAATCATGATGTCAAAGCCGTTGAATATTATCTGAAAGAAAAGCTTAACGAGTTGCCCTCCCTTGCAGATGCGATCGAATTTATCCACTTTGCGTGCACCTCAGAAGATATCAACAATTTATCATACGCCTTGATGATTAAAGAAGGTTTAAAGGATGTCATTCTTCCAGAAATGACTCGATTAGTTGCAACCATACAAAATCTTGCCCTTGAATATGCGACACTACCAATGCTCTCCCGCACCCACGGACAACCTGCCTCCCCTACTACTTTAGGTAAGGAATTTGCCAATGTGGTTGCTCGGCTAAACAGACAATTAAAGCGTATCAAGCAATGCCCCCTCCTTGGAAAAATGAATGGCGCCGTGGGCAATTTCAACGCGCATTACGTCGCATACCCGGAAATTGACTGGTTATCCTTTTCAAAAAAGTTTGTTGAGCAATTAGGGCTTGAATGGAACCCCTACACTACTCAAATCGAA harbors:
- the purB gene encoding adenylosuccinate lyase, with protein sequence MEFNSLTALSPLDGRYSEKVTDLRSYFSEYGLIKFRVIIEVNWLKALAENAQISELPNFSDEANLFLKSLVDQFSEADATRIKAIENTTNHDVKAVEYYLKEKLNELPSLADAIEFIHFACTSEDINNLSYALMIKEGLKDVILPEMTRLVATIQNLALEYATLPMLSRTHGQPASPTTLGKEFANVVARLNRQLKRIKQCPLLGKMNGAVGNFNAHYVAYPEIDWLSFSKKFVEQLGLEWNPYTTQIEPHDFIAELADCMTLFNTILINFNRDIWSYISLGYFQQQLQENEIGSSTMPHKVNPIDFENSEGNLGFANAIFHHFATKLPLSRWQRDLTDSTVLRNIGVAFGHSLLSYRSTLKGLQKLCVNRAQIQKELDSSWEVLAEAIQTVMRRFGIEEPYEKLKALTRGKQIDENALRQFIDSLNLPVKVKNELLSLTPATYIGIATELAKKINMESL
- a CDS encoding DegT/DnrJ/EryC1/StrS family aminotransferase, with the translated sequence MQFVDLKKQYELIKGDVLERITKVLDHGIYIMGPEIQELECKLAEYVKAKHCIAVASGTDALLVAMMALDIGQGDEVITTPFTFIATAEMICVAGATPVFVDIDPQTYNINPALLEQAITSRTKAIMPVNLYGQCADFDAINAIAAKHNISVIEDAAQSFGATYKNRFSCNLGTIGCTSFFPAKPLGCYGDGGACFTDDDELADKMRKIRNHGQSTRYNHVALGLNSRLDTMQAAILLSKLELFYEEVTLREKVAKKYNEKLKSFVAVPFIHPDNTSIYAQYTIQVEDRSQVQKLLLEKNIPTAVHYPVPLHKQPIFQSYDWSNVDLSVSEQAAGRVMSLPFHPYLSDEDIETVVSSIAETLELVVDIA